gacaattgcattttcacaCGAGGGCGAAAGAGATTTGTGGACTTCTTTCTCTTCCATAACCCTAATGGCTCCGAAGTCAATCTGCTAAAAATCATCATTCACTACAAGAAGTTCGAACTTCTCACTCACCCGGTGTGCGAAATGTTCCttcatttgaaatggcttCGAGCTCGATGGTTGTACTGGATTGTGGTAGTCGTTTATTTGTTCTTTTCTCTCGTTGTCATAGCGTATGCCTTACTTCTGTACGGGGAAATTGGCTGGTACCTGAACCCAGATGACGGCAACCATTGCACCAATGGGACTTTCCCTGATGTGGATACCAATCCTGACCATTCGTTTACCCATGGGTCATTGTATTGCATCGGTGATTGGCTCAGGATCCCGGTCCTCGTTCTGGCCGGTTTAATGGGCGCACTACAAACTGCCAAACTCATTCAGGATCGTGGAGCAGTGCTCCATCCCAACTTTTGGATCCAACACCCCGAGGAATTCACCCATTTTGCTGTGATTGTTCTTATTATCCTGGATCAGGTCAAGGCCATAGCCCTTATCTATCACAAACTAATCGCTGCATTTTTGGTGCTGGGAAGTTGTCGGATTACAATGCACACGATTGCTCGCGATCCCGATATTGCCATCTTTGTGGAAATGGTTTCAAATATAACGCACAGTCTCATGAAATTCTTCCTGGGCTACGTCTGGCTTTTTGTAGGCTGGATAATAGCCTTCCACGTGACCTTGGGCGATGGTGAAGAGTTGGAGAATGGCTTCCGCAACTCGTTCCATGACTTGGGCTCAGCCACAGCCAAAGTCATGGCCATGTTCACTGGCGAACTTGGCTTCGAAACAGCTTTCAGTGCGGCCACCAATTTATCCTCAAGCCCGGTCTACAATTCCTTTGTCATGATTCTCTACGTCGCCTTTATCGTGGAGATGGCCGTCATTCTCATGAATCTAATCATTGGCCTAGCCATCAGCAACATTCAAGACCTTCGAAACAATGCGGATGCATTGAGACTCGTGAAGGAGGTTCTCCTTCAGCGCTATCTTGAATCGCTCTTGAGACTTCTCTCCATATTTCGGTTGAGCCGAATCGAGCATTTCGTACAGAACAAGTGCCTGTCATGCCGTGAGGATGAAGAGAAAATTGACGGCAGCAACTTCAGCACGACGACCCTGGGAGTCACCTCGCCACAGCTTCATGCCTCGAGTTCACCCACATCCCTTGGGCCACAGCACCACTGTCCGCCGCCCACGGAAAACTTTGGCCAACTTGTCACATCTGATTTGTTCCTCGCGGATGCCATTTACTGCTTGGGCCAAATGTCTTCGGATCATAAGCTTTTCCTAACCCTCGTGGATTCTCGACACCCAGTTGGATTGTTCCACAGTTCGTCGGTGGCCAATgggaaaaatgtcatttgtgGAACAAATGCTAATCGCATTCTCGGCAGCACTCCCACGAGCATCAATGTCCCGAGCACGGTGGTGGCCAAGCTTCGATTGTTAATGAAAGGCCGGGAGCAGCAACGTGGGGAAAAGGATCAGGCCCAAGATCTGAGGAAACTTCTGGCAGAGATGAAGACTCAATTGGACGAACTTCGAAAACTTGTTACAAATGCCGTCAAGCCCATCCAATCAAAAGCGCCAATGCCGTCGCCTTAGACACAAGAATAGTAGTAAAAGTATGTGTTAAAATTGTCTTTACGGAGAACTTCTTGAACGTAATGTATGCATCCGCAGTGTCTACCTAAATTcccgtgttttttttcataactGTAATAGAAACCCTGTGGTAGAGCCGGTGTGTCTTGTATATTACGGAATTATGTTAATGACTTGACTGAAAGTGATTGCAAAAATGAGCATGAGCGCATTCATTAACTTACCCTGTGGTGCTTTTATGCCGTGCAAGGATGAAAATGACGAGGAAAGTTCTTCAGTGAGCTCCTCTGAAGATCTACTACTTGCTGGGGATTGTCCGAACTGAAAATCCAGAGGAAGAGTGAAGTGATTTATTCTACTAAGACTTTTCTGACATTTGCTTGAGTGCACTCGTCTTCAATGGCAAAAGAATCGAACACGAGCACCTACAaaagtgttttcttttcttttcattttgttcaagatcTGCGTGGCTAAAGTGTTTTCACTGTTTGATCATTGCTCGTGTGTTCTCTCCCTCACTGAGTTTATCTTTTATAAATCTCATTTGTAGCTGAATATGAAATTTGGTGCGATTCCGACTGCTTCAAATGGGCGCATAGCACTTCATCAAGCTCTTATCTAAATAGTTAATGGCTTAATTTCTATGGAAATGAGCCAGGCTTCAGTACATCACCAGTCTGAGATGAGCATTCGGAACAAATGGTCTCCCCTTTCTTAACAACTGACCTTGTCATATCCTTGAGTGGGGAAACACGAGCACAGAATCACAAAGAATATCACGGTCTCCTCCAAGGAGCGTATGGATCTCATCACATTCATGAGCAACTTAAGATTCGGAATCAGTCTTCTAATATCATGGCGAGAGTGAACGTATAGAGTCAAACCTTGACCTTCAATAAAAAGGAGCCCAGTCGTCTTTTGCTGAAACAGTTGGATATTCCTGTCCCATCTCCTCGTTGCCTTATGAGTCAAAAGGTATGACGATGGCTTTCTCTTGCGCGGTCTCAAGATTCAATAATTCATGGGATCCACACGGTTGGTCTTTCTGTTCCCAGCGTTTCGCTTTGGAGAGGGGAGCCGTCAGGTGGTTCCTAGTAGTTTCGCTACCGACACTGCTATTGGTTGTTTGGCATGAAGGCCTTCTTTAAATTCGACATTAATCTTCGGGACAGGTACTCGAGTAACGAGGGCCGCCTTTCATGCAAAAGGCCTGACGTAGACAAGCATGATATCGAGTATAGGGTGATCCATTAACGTCGAAGCCAATCGTATTGGATTGGCAGGTAGTGAGGCACTTCCACATTCTCGACATCTTCGCtttatttggtttttttcatccattgtTTCAAGGTGATTTTTAGGGTACGTGAAAGATGTAAGACCCCGGTCATGATGATCCAAAGAGATGATTTGTACAATGGTCAGTCATGCAAGTAAGGGTTTCATTTGAACATCCGTTGGGCCTACTCACTCTCTTCGTAGAAGAAAAAAGCGTCGGCCGTTTCTCGTTTTGAGTGCAAGAAATCTGCCATTGGATTGTCTGGATCAATCTTGGACCACTCTCACTTCAAACAGGTCTAAATCGTCCTTTTGGTTCAATAATTGAGGCTCTCGATTCTCAAAGTGTAGCCACCTTTGAAAGGTGTTGGTAGATTGAAGTGGAAGTTGGGCTCTCTATTTTGGAGAGAGATTTCCCCCTCCTCCCAATTTTTCCCGCAAGATCCcgctttttcatttatttctcaCCCTGTTCATGTCCTTGTTCGCTCGAAATGACGGTCGACTTAATTGAAAGCCGATGATTGCAGGCCACTTCCGGACataattatttcaaaaaaaaccttttcgtttttttcgcTCTTGctatttgttccatttcaaatttgtttccctATCATTTCCATATCAGCGTCAAGTACTCTCCATTCGTTCCAGATTTGAATGCCAGATCTTACATGAGTCACGCAATAACTTGTGTATATTTTCCAAAGATACTGTTTCTGTTAAAAGTATTTACAGAGCGCATAGTACTGTATAATTAATGAAAAGTTGTACAACGAGCACCTTTTGTGGCATGGGCAGATAAGTCTTCTTCTTATTATTATTCCCTggccttcttgaagatgaagaCCGCCACAgccaggaggaggaggaccaAAATGAGGGAGATCAGGATGATAGCGATGAGCACTCCTGTGCTCAATCCTTCGCCTTCTTCAggctaaaaaagaaaaaaaggaaagatacAGTCACAAATTGTGGAACAAGCCTCATTTGAGTGTGAGGAACAGGCTAAAAATTCCTAGAGGCTATGAAAGCATCGGTTCTCCTCTAGGccacacattttcaaatttcaaatcaggGAACACTAAAAAACTTGGGGAAGGCCAAAGCCGTTTGACATTCAATGTGgacatattttgcaaatttgctgccGCGATTTGGTCTGAACTTCTTTCTATTGATTGTTTGTTTTACGTCTGAATGGAACAAGCAGAACAATCTTTAGCGGGTTGGTCATGAATTGAACTAGTGGGTTGCGGTCTTGTTCAGGTTGTCGTGTGAGCGTTGGAATACACTTTGAATTAgatatgttttcaaaatgacgatCCTGCCGTGCGAGCAAAAATGACCTTCAAACTCAGGTAAAAAATGCGCAAGAATATGCCTTGTTTTTGATATGTCCCTTGCCTTCATTGTTTCAGGTTTTATGAAGATTaccaaatgaacaagaattTAAGTCAATTGATTTATCTTTTGGACAAACTTTTTATTTCTCTTTTGAACGTCCCTTCCTTAGATGTTTGGACACACATTTAAAAGCAGTCACCCAATCCACACAAAAAAggatcaaatgaaaacataaTAAATTTGCTTGGAGATTGCATGCAGGCTAGATTTCAATAGTTGAACTTCGTAAGGCATAATCACATCGTTTCACACGATTTGTGTGTACTTGTTTCCATGTGGACTAAATTGGGTGAATTAGAAAGGCATTTCTTGCTTCTACAGTGTAGGTAGAAACATCGCTTGTGACATTCCTCAAGTCATGGTGCTACTACACTTGATAGCGTGGCAAGCATTCACTTCAGGCGTGGGACAAAATTTCGAAAAACTATGCCAACTTTACGAGTATCCTGTGTCAAATCCTCTCGGAGAATTCTTTCCCTTTGAAAGCCGGcccaaaagttggaaaatgcaaattgaactttttggtcCCATTTTCAAAGGATCACCCATGAACCCATTGgtttttgagaaatgaaaaaaaaaaactgacctCTTTGGTGTCAAGACGTGGGTAAACCAATACATCCCAAAATGCTTCGTGAATTGAACTTTCTTAGCCACGGTATTTGTGCTTTTTGGGGTGAGGAAATTGCATTAATGTTGTTTAAGCTCGTGCAATCTTTTCCTGTAGGAGGGAAATGTTCCACAAAAAGAGTAAACCAGGCCATTTTTCGGCATCAAATTCCGCGCGAGTTTCCCTCTCTTTTTGCTCGTAATATTCTTTCTACAACAAACTTGGCCTTTGCCGGTCACGACGGAAAGACCAATGTGATCCATCATGTTCCAACTTGTTGTTCCAAGTTCGCTTGGGTACTTTGGCATTACTTCATCCGTATATCCAGTACTAATCCCAGGATTTTTAGGCTGTTTctgaaggaaacttttccTCGATTCTTAATTAAGCAAATGGGTTAGTTGCAAAACGTGTTAAGATTAAGAAAGTTCGTAGTGTTGTATTACTGTCTCAGAAATGAAATCACAAAATGATGCAACTCTTGGTGATTAAACGAATGCGACGTCGTCGCACATGTTGTCAGAGAAAGTCTTAACACTTTAGAAGATCGCTTGATCCAGCCATGTCATATCCCTTACAAAAGCGTGTTCAAGGACAATGTTAAGCTCGAAGACATCCGAAGTTTGATAAGATCGTTGGTTCACATTTCTGGAGGTTAATTGATTGACTGATTGAACTTTCTAGATGTTAATGGGGAgggatcatttcaaaaccatttagTGAATTATGGACTTTTGATAATTTAACTTGCTTTTAGGATCATTCTGCTGATGATTGTAAAAATATTATCCTCACCTAGTTCATTCAtttaaatcatttgaaaactgaCAAAGTTTTGTGAGATGAATCTTGTTGCAATGAGTGTATCAAAGATAAGTAAATATAAAAAGATAGATATTGGCCTGAACTCGATAAAtatcaaagtttcaaaatcttcatttgATTACCGGCGGCAAGGACATTTGATTCAAGAAGCTAACTGAAAATTTCGAAAGGTTTCGATATCTCATCAACCAAAAGACCGAAACAGTTGAATAAGAAAAAGTTGTTGACAAAATTGAGTCTTCATCTTTAAAATAATccgagaatgaaaaaaaaaccctgggATAATCCTAGCTACTTTTACGTTTCTCATGACTTTTGAAACCTTACCAGATTGGAATGTGACATCAGTTTCGAAATATGCAGCGTCGGGCAAAATTACCAGCTGACCGTAAATAGCGAGGAACTGACGAGTCATTCCATCTGGGCTCTTACAATTTAGACCAATCAGAGAAGCTCTGATTGAGTTGTGTGTGGCTTTTCTATCGAGTGAACTTACCTCGTCGCCACAGATTGGAGGAGGCGCATAGGTGTCGTCGATGCCGATGAGCTTGAAGTAGTTCTCGCCAAGAACAATCTTTTGGAAGGATTCGTTGTCCAAGAACATGTTTATTGAGCTAGTGTCCGTGAGTTGACGAGCGTGGCTAACCTCGTTTTTCATGCAGCCAGATGCTGGGAATTTGAAGGCCTTGAGGCCAGGGTATTCTTCGGGACGGCCGTATGAAGCGACGAAGTCGGTGCCTGTGATGAACCGGTCGTTGTAGGTTTGGAACAGATCCAGGTACATCGCCATGGCGTGAGTGGGTCCCAAGATGACGTTTCCACTCCCGGTGGCATAGAGGGCTTCTTTTCTGGACTCGAAAATCTCATGAAGCTTGGATCGGATCTCGTTGACGCGAGTGTGATTGAATAAGAATGCCGCGGCATCTGCTTCAAAGTCTTCATGGTTGTAGTGAGAGAGGCGGTCAATCGGTTCATTGTTGAAGTTCATGAGCAATTGTTTGGCCAGAACGTCCCAGGAGACGTCGGTGTAGAGATTGGGATGCTTGTCAAACAGAGTCCTCAGAATGTGGATGTGGACGAGAGGATGGAGGCGCTTCAGTTCCTTGGAGAGCCCCATATGAGCCCAGACCATCTTTGCATCCGGGTAGCGCGAAAGAAGAATGTCCCACACCTTAACGTGTTGGATCTTCCTGAAATTGCGTTTGGGACGACCACTTCGTTCTTCGAAAAAGGCCGAGTAATGCATTCCTAAGAACTCCTGCCACCAGGTGGCCGAGTTCATGGCGCGACGCACGTCCATATCGGGAACCTCACAGCCTCGAAGAGGATTTGGTGGAACCAATGGAATCGAGTCATAGTTATCACAGCCCAGATCGCAATGCAACGTCACAGGCCACTGCTTTTCCTCCATCTGTTTGAAGAACGGATCCAAGACTCCGCTGTCAACATGCTGTTCCGTGACTCGGGGTTGGTTGAAGAATCCATTTCCCGCCAATGCGTGCTTGTACACGTTGATTTCTCCAGCCCATTGGAACATATCCGGGAATTCTTGCTCCAAGGCGGTCATGATGGATGTAATATTGTCGGGCCTTTGCAAATTGGGTGAGGTATATGATAGTGTCATGTGCATTTCTcgatcttctttcttcatgtaCTCCATGACCTCGCGGGCGTTCTCGATATCGTTGATAGGATCTGGCACCACCGTGTAATTAAAGGTGGGACAATGGAGGTAATAGCAACAATCGGGGTCGCTAGGGTTGGTTTTGACAATCTTTTGACCAATGCCGAACACTGTAGTGAATACCAGACCATGTGTTCTCATCCAGTCTAAATACATATCAAACGGCACCGAGGGACCTCCGAATGGACGGAAGTGATTATGGGCATCCACCACACTGAAGAAGCCATCTTTGCCTGGCCTGTCCCAACACATTGAGTTGTCCTCGTGTCCAATGGTGAACCTAGATAAGGTCCTTCGTGGAGCGGCTTCGACCAGTTCGGCCAGTTCGATGGTGTTGGTCCCAGTTTCATCTTGATCCTCGGTGTCGGCTTGAGCCCAACTGGGAGCAATCACCAAGCAGAAGGCTAACAGGAACAGAACAAATCCCCGCATTTTGAGGACCGACACTCAACTGGGAGATGAATTAGGTTTCTTCTGCAGCAGTAGGGAATTATGAGACATGTATTCCCTTTAAATCATCTAATTGAAGGACGTCCCTACTCACCACCGGGAGCTCTGGTCGAGTGAGAGATGAGCCCAACAATTGCGAACAAGAACTGTCGCTTCGAGAACCTCTTCGTCCCTAGATCGGCACCACCTCCTCTTCACTCTTTCCAAGTGGACAGGATTGCGAGTGAACGAAAAAGATCGTCTTTATGTTCTCACAATCGGCAAAATTGGGCAtcttgtacgtatgtacagtacgtagtGCTAATGTAGTGTGTTCTTCTTCGGTCGGTGCGTGCTCTCGGTCTACGCAAGTGGGAGGGTTCGATCTGCACGAGAAACGGTGTTCATTGTTGGTGTCCTCAACTTTGGGGAAGAGACCGAAGAGTGAGCaaagcaatttccattttgctcgttcatttcaattttcaagtgaaaaatcacactcaaaaagaaaccaaCATCCGCCGCTCATGAGCACATTCCAACAACTGTTGAAGAATAATGGAGCTTTCTGACGTTTAGTTTGGGGTGGTGAGCCACCAATGAGTGTTGTTGGTCAATCACAAGAGCACGTGGTGGATAAAAAGTGGATCAAGAACGGTAAGGGTCTTCTCAAAGGAGGTCCGAATGTTGGGACCCAGTTTGATCGGGCATTCATGAATTCTGGTCAACATAAATCCCTTGACGAATCATTGTCCTACGTACTGACACAGTTCCCATACAGAGGTTGTTGGATGAGTACAAATGACCAATATCGATCATAATATCGATCACGCTACTCTAGGAAGCTTTGATCGCTTAACAACAAGAAATATTTCGAATCTGACCTGGTAGCTAGAGACTCTAATATCGGGTGGTGGGGTTTTAATCCTTACCCCAACTCTTTGGTTACTTCTGACAGGAGTTACGTATAGCAACAGTCAAATCCACTGATTGTGGTGGCTTCCCCTCAAATGGGACTTAATTCATTGCCAAATGTTGAATATTGTCGAGaaaattcatattcaaaatgctcgcccttaaaaaatatttataagATATCATATTGAAGTAAGCAGTGGATCACATTTCTATGGAAGTTTGTACGACTGAACAATGGAATTGGCTACTGACTCTGAAGTTTTGAAGGTTGAcggaaatatccaaacaaatcccGTTAACTTTTAGGCATATGGGCGTTTCATCTGAGcgagaattcaataaatcaaataGATCAAAACTGCTCCTTATAATTGTACAAGATAGAAAGctggaaaagatggatttgagtatttttcttaaaacttgataaggctttttgacgagaggagaggaaacGACCATATCCAAGAATCCCGCTTGAATTGTACTATACATTATGGTCCATTTGAAGTCTGTCTCCGATGAGTTCTTGGTAACTACAACGTGCATCAGTGGGGAAAACCAATTTTAGTTAAGGTCTGCTTTGTCACATGGCGTATATCCAAAAAGAGTTCGATCAAAATTGGCCGATGTCTGCCTGATCAAATTTACCGACCCTTTGACTTGAGTTAAATAAAAGATGGCCAATACCTCTACCTTGAATGGAATAGTCGGAAATCTATAGGTGGGGGAAAACCCTCTGTTATAGGTTCAGAACTAAACCCTCCATTTGATCGGGTTGACAACCGGATTTGGGATTCAGTATCAATTGCTTTATCCAATTTGGGTCCAAGTCAAAATTTAGGTCTCATTATACAAGACTGAAATCTACCGATTTGACTATACAGATATCGAACTTTACCCACTATATATAAGTAAGGGAAGTCTTAAGGTCGCACGAGACAAAGCGTTAGTTTTATACGTTATGATAAAAATAATCAGTTTTGTGCAGCAACAAAATTATTGCTTGATagtgatattttttgatgaaGTTTTTTGTTGCTGATTACAACAACACAGCCacattttttcccttgatACTATATATATAGCCTTGCTTCAGCAAGAGCTAAATTATGGCATAACGTTCTCTTTTGGAAGGTTGTTTGGTGAATAAATCTCAGGTACCATGATCAAAATTTCGACATCCAATTCATGGTGAGTTTGGTAGGAAGCACAACTCGTCCTTGTGCAGAATCAGATCGACAAAACAGTTAAAGGAATGCATTTCAGACTCTAATTGGACGGACGAGAAACAAAATCATGGTATACTTGCAGACTATCGTTATCGTATGTTCAAATTCACCTAGATCAAACTTCCTTGTTAGTTCCAGGAGATCAAGACAAGACTTGATGAAATAAGCAAGATATTGCATCGAGTGTCTAGGTGATGAAAATTTGAGCTCTAAGTAAAGAAATAACACAATTTAACGAAACCATTTCAGGGTGATCATACCCGCACCAAGCAGGCAAAGGTCTTAGAGGTATATTTAACAAATTGATTCTAGACATTCCAGTAAACTTGCGGCTATATGAAGGCAGCTTGTAATTGACTTGCTTCTGTAAAACCGGAACAATGCAAGATATGTTATTTGGTCCCTCACTTATTTTGCCAAAGTACTGAAATGTGCTTAGAACAAAATTTCCTTGGTTCGGTGTGAGCGACGCTTCTCTTCCAAGAGCTCTAGTGGGGACAGTCACTTCGCATGGGTTATCAAAATACGTGGTGATacattttgaagaagaacaagaagaaaaaacctgAGCATAACACCGGAGTAGAATATATTTTGAACGTTGACTTAAACACGAACCATTCATTAGATTGGAAAAGGATGGACACAATTTTGATATCTTACCCTTTGTATTAAGACAAATATAATAATCGAAGGGGTTGCGTTGGGatctttgattgaaaacaaatcatgaGTATGTACTAAAGTTATTCTCAGAATTGCATTATCTCCCATCACCCGCAAACATACAAATTCCTTTTAGGGTTCATCCGTACAGTACTCAGTTCATCCAATGGAGTTTTGAAGTTGACGATTGCAAGAACGAATCTGAATCGCCTTTACGCATCTAAATCAAAGGCcacaattgcaaaaaatggaaccttAATGGAAACGAAATTTCATGGGTGGAGCAAGTTTGACTCTTTGGAACGAAAGCAGTCAGGATGATGCGAAAGTTTTACATTGACACCTACTCAGTCTATTCAGAGATTCAAATTGTCAACCCTGTTTAAAAGAGACTTTGAATTGCACTTTGAATTTACAAACGAGTTTTCGTATTTAAGGGCAAAATTCCTTGGAGAATAAACACAAtggcttttcaatttttgctcgAAATGCACCAAGAGTTCCAAATAACTAAGGTAATCAATCACGATACAATTCAACCAGTTCTTTGAACAATCACATCGATGATACGTTGCGATTGGATGCCATTTGCTCGCTTCCTTGAGTGCTTTCAAAAGCTTCGGAAATTGGGTCTCGGAATTGGGCCTCAATCTGTTGAAAAGTCCGGCCCTTCGTGTCGGGCACGAACCCAACAGTAAATAACGCTGTCACTAAACAAATCATACCAAATACCCAATAAGTGTAGGGTTGACCTAAGACCGAAATCATGCTAGGAAAGAGCTTCACCACCACAAAAATCGTGCCATAGGCCACAAAGACTGTCAGACCCGAAGTCAGGCCTTTGATGCTGCCTGGACAGAGCTCACCCAAAAGAAGCCAAGGCACCGTTCCAACCCCAACTCCAAAGGCTAGCATGTAAAGCACAATCTCCACAATGGGTAGAACGAGCAAAAGTTTTGTCAACCATTTAATTCGTTCCTCGCTGAGAATGGAACCATTTTGCGAGGAGTCGTCAAAAAGACCTTGGGTTGGCGTTTCCGCGTCGAAAGTCACGTTCAAATGGTTTTCATGGAGTGTGTTAATGGTTAAGAAATTAGCTTCAGGAGTGGTCATCTTTTCAATCCCTAGAATATTCAGGCCCAATAGGAACATACCTGGAGAACGAGGGAAAAAACCTCGACATTAATGGAAATTTTTGTGATGGTCACCACATCTAAGTGCACTTTTCGTATCACCATGAGCCCACAAAGTGGTCAATTCGGCACCAAATATTTGTACAATCATGCACAACTTCAAATTTTGTAGTTCATATTTGCACGCTCTAATGACTGCCTCCCAAATAACAGTGGTACTTAAAAGGAGTATTCGATTTGAAATGCAAACAATTGACAACTGGGCATTGCCAACCAATCGTATGCAACATGGGTCGTTGAATTGACCACTGAAACAATTGAATTGGTCAAATTTGCGATCTTTCCTGTCGGCAAGGGCGGCTTTACTCTACGATGGAAagccaggattgaatccggctTGATGATGGAAGTGAGAGTattgctggggcgagtccagcagaggactcgagtctttcactgtgctcaagtcgaacaaaaagactcatatttgcgaaatttaaaccaagGAATGAGATTTCTTTCACACATgcggacttgagtctttcagaaaggactcggactcgagtctggactcgccccagcactagtcctacttccatcatCAAGCCGGATTTAACCCTGGCTTTCCATCCTAGTATAAAGCCGCCCTAAAGCCTCACCATCAGATGGCAATTCATGTCAGGTTATGGTCTTCTGTCTCTGGTAAATATTATTAACAAACGACCCCATCTAAAGCTAAATAGTATAAAAAGGGCCATTCACAATTAGATTTTACAGATCGACCTTACGTAAAGTAGATAATGAAATTCAGGTTTTCCTTACCTAATGCCATAACAAGTGCCGAGGTGAACATAAGCCATTTTCCTGAATATCGTTTGGCTAATAGGGTGCCCAGTAGTGTGCCAAGCAAACGAATGCAACCAGTGAGAATGGCCGCCAAATACGGGTTAGAGGCCACTCCGATATCTTGGAATATGGTCACTGCATAGAAAATAACAGCAAAGCTCCCCGTTGATTGCTGGAGAAAGAAAATGCAGATGAGGAGAAGGAAAGGCCGATGTCCTTCTGGCTTTTTGAACTCGCGCCAGAGTTTGTTCGGTTCATTCCTCGATCCAATTGAAGGCTGCTCCTCATCAAGAAGGCTTTCTGACGCATTCGGCTGAAGAGCTTCCAGTTCTGACTGGATATTGGAGTTACCCTTTCCATGTAACCATTCCAGAACCTGAAACAGAAACCAGAAAATCAAAAGTGGAAGGTCGAGAGGTGAGAGTATTCAAAGTGGAATGGAGACTTTCATTGtttccttgaatatatggaGTGACAGCATAATTTCAGCATGCT
This DNA window, taken from Tigriopus californicus strain San Diego chromosome 9, Tcal_SD_v2.1, whole genome shotgun sequence, encodes the following:
- the LOC131887271 gene encoding uncharacterized protein LOC131887271, translating into MRGFVLFLLAFCLVIAPSWAQADTEDQDETGTNTIELAELVEAAPRRTLSRFTIGHEDNSMCWDRPGKDGFFSVVDAHNHFRPFGGPSVPFDMYLDWMRTHGLVFTTVFGIGQKIVKTNPSDPDCCYYLHCPTFNYTVVPDPINDIENAREVMEYMKKEDREMHMTLSYTSPNLQRPDNITSIMTALEQEFPDMFQWAGEINVYKHALAGNGFFNQPRVTEQHVDSGVLDPFFKQMEEKQWPVTLHCDLGCDNYDSIPLVPPNPLRGCEVPDMDVRRAMNSATWWQEFLGMHYSAFFEERSGRPKRNFRKIQHVKVWDILLSRYPDAKMVWAHMGLSKELKRLHPLVHIHILRTLFDKHPNLYTDVSWDVLAKQLLMNFNNEPIDRLSHYNHEDFEADAAAFLFNHTRVNEIRSKLHEIFESRKEALYATGSGNVILGPTHAMAMYLDLFQTYNDRFITGTDFVASYGRPEEYPGLKAFKFPASGCMKNEVSHARQLTDTSSINMFLDNESFQKIVLGENYFKLIGIDDTYAPPPICGDEPEEGEGLSTGVLIAIILISLILVLLLLAVAVFIFKKARE
- the LOC131887272 gene encoding solute carrier family 2, facilitated glucose transporter member 8-like; protein product: MSILLHEDPSPAQSQGHQFLAAGLISCLASASIGTVLGFSAILLPQLESEKVVLANSSEASWIASLSNIGQLLGALLTGWVANQFGRKRAIMLLCLPLAFGWTIVGLSRGSVHWICIGRVCQGIGIMSSVTQVYLIEIADVNNRSLFGASGALSVSAGITFVYILGAICHWTCVCGVCGGLVILVFLSMLGLPETPNWLALQGQKEKAKEVLEWLHGKGNSNIQSELEALQPNASESLLDEEQPSIGSRNEPNKLWREFKKPEGHRPFLLLICIFFLQQSTGSFAVIFYAVTIFQDIGVASNPYLAAILTGCIRLLGTLLGTLLAKRYSGKWLMFTSALVMALGMFLLGLNILGIEKMTTPEANFLTINTLHENHLNVTFDAETPTQGLFDDSSQNGSILSEERIKWLTKLLLVLPIVEIVLYMLAFGVGVGTVPWLLLGELCPGSIKGLTSGLTVFVAYGTIFVVVKLFPSMISVLGQPYTYWVFGMICLVTALFTVGFVPDTKGRTFQQIEAQFRDPISEAFESTQGSEQMASNRNVSSM